In Cryptomeria japonica chromosome 5, Sugi_1.0, whole genome shotgun sequence, the genomic window AggcaaaaaataaagaaagagaagCCCTGAGGGGGCACAACTTCAATGGTAAAATCAAAGATGTCATTATAGTGAAGATGGAATTTTTACCATCCAACTCATGTCCAAAATACCCTTCTCCTATTTGATTTAGACTAGGAAATTATAAAAGAAATTATCCAACCATACAATTAATTGAATATGAAAATTATCTAGAACAAAATATAGAAATGATTCTTATACCTTGCAATCCAATGTGATATGTAGTTTTCCCTAATCTTCCATGATTGAATACATTGGTTTAAAGTGGTGATTTATGTGTCCACTTTGAAGATGAGGTCTCTATTAGAATCAAAGATTGTGGATCCCTCACTAGAATTTATAGAATTTGTAAATGAATAGATATATTTTAGAATGAAATCAAATCAAAGTTGTCAACTACTATGAGATCAAAcataaattcataaaaataaatCATATAAGGCTTCCTCATAAAATCATAAGACTTAACTAATGGATTGTACCAAGATTctcttaagaaaataaaaaattatttaacaacTATTTTTGAGAAACATAATACTTAAAAAAGAATAATTCAAATATAAGAAAAAAAGTttgtacacacacatgcacaatcAGACACTAACACTTTTGCTTTACTAATTAAATtcatatgtttttgataaagataaatgggttttacatggacccgaaaccaaaagttttacaacaacCGACCATCAGCCAAACAGACATGAACCAACATCAAAATAGGGGAGCGCCCCCGAATAGTCATGAAAACAAAAGAGACACGGACAaccaagacaaaacaaaagaaagaatctcaattaagagagagcaccaaatccttgttcttctggatggaaatcttgttgatttcctccagctcctccataatgaatttggaggtacccttgttgttgctcCTGCTTCTGGTTCTGGAAATAGGACCAGTGGTTTTTCTATCTCCAGCAACCATATATtcccctccaagatctttcactggTTCACTATGGTAGGATCTGtaatcaacaaccatggcattgatcttttcaagcccctctatactattggtcatggcttctttacttatgtcaaccaggttcttgagatttttcttaatctctgccatagactattccaccttttcaattctttgttcgtgattgcatttcatcacctcgacATCCTAGGAGAGCttttgggtcataatcatgagtttctcagaTTTGCTAGGGGGAagtagtgaagatatcaataatctctttaactcccactttgagggtatcaattttgcACTCTACCCACTTCCAGCAGCTCTCCTGGCTTCTGGTAGCTTCCATAACCAGGTTCATCAGGTTAACAGTCCTCTGTATCCCACTGGTCTCTTCTTTGGCCATGGTCCCCTATTTTTATTTGAAGatattgatagggatgtccaatttAATTCCCTGATCCGAATTCTTTGGACCATAGTCATTAGCCGCTAGCTTCTTCTTTTTAGAGAGGGGCTCAGCCTTAGAGATCAATTTGCTAGTGGTTTTGTATTTGTTGGCTGCCCATTTGGGAGGATTCTTGCTGCTAAACATCCCAgtggtgaccatcatctccccttgatCCGCAAGTTTATATTCAGGGTCATCAAGAGGAACCCCACTGTCTTCCAAATCCATTTTTGAGTCACAGACATCCTGGATATTAGTCTGTTGGCCAGTCTCAGTTAGAGGGGGCACAACTTCAAGTCTCATTGTCCagtaatttgagaaataagataatGGTTAAAATAATTTAGTCATTCTCTTGCAAATATTAAAAAACTGATAGTTGTAAGATACTTCTACCATATACTCCTAAATATTCTTAACATGATCAATATAAgaaaatatcatattacatgtttaTAATTTTATGATAGTTTTTCAGGGTAACATAAGCATTATAAGTATTTGTTTAATATATTTTGATATAAATGTATATAATAGATGCACATAGAATCAAATTATCATGAAATCATTGAAAAAATACGTATGaaatgaatttttaaataaaagaatttttaaatTATGTAAACAAATTTATCTATTGAATAAAATAAATAGATCATATTTGAAGATGGAGAGTGGGAGTGGGAGCAAGAGAGCGAGTGTTGCTAGGTCTGTGGAGTTGAGGATGTTatagaggaggtagatgagggagatggggatggagaggatgaggatgtAGAGAAGGCTGGTGTTGGCCCAAGGTTTCCTTTGCTATCCTTGTTCATTTTTGGGGAATTGGTAAACGAGGATGCTCTTGGCACCATCCGTGTGGTTAATTGTAGATGTATTACCCTATTCTAGGTCAATCATCATATGTCTGGGATGTCCCTCTACTTTTATTGGGTGTGGAGGCTTATTTTTTATTCTTCCCATGCCTAGATTTGGGCTTTATGTTTAGGGCCTCTTTTCTATGGGGACCTATGTAGTCTATGGGCTTTGGCATGAAGATCGTGTTGGTTGTTTCTATTGTACCCACCATAGTTTTCTTGGTGTGTACAACATTCCCTATTTTGGGCTATCTTGGCCTTGGTGTGTCTTTATGTCTTCGTATCAAGGATTTGTCTTGTTTGGTCAGTGGGGAGGCAGGTTTTGTAGGGGTTCTTTTGCAAACTGGGCTACATTATAGTTTGGTGTGGGTGGCTAAGGTAGTCCTTGCTTAGGGTGTTGCATCCCTATTTTAGATGCCCTCCAAGCTCTTTGATGTGGTTTCATATTTGTACTGGGTAGGAGCtttctttcctcttctttctttgccATTGTCTCTCTCCCCTATTGGTGGGCTTGGGTCCAGGGTAAAGTTTACTCTTTTATGGTTTCTTTGAGGTCATTGGGGTGTTGGTGTCTAAGTATTTCTTGGTGGAAAAAGGTTTTTCTTGAGAATTTGTTTATTTATTGTTAGTTGTGTGTTGGATGCAATTGTGTGCTAAGTGTTGGTTTCCCTACAGGCATCTAACTAGAGAGGGCATTGCTTCCTTCTTACCTACTCCTAAGTTGTTTTTTGACTTCTTTCGGGGAAGGCTTCTTTCTGTTTGGGCTTGTTCTTATGCCCTTGTCACATCTCTACTTTTGGTGTTTCTTCGTAAGAAATGAAGGGTGAGGACTTCTAGGGTTGATGTCCATCATTCTTtggttgttgttgcaacaaattgtGGTCCTATTGAGGTGGGCCAATAAATGTTTTCAAAAGGGATCCACTTTTATAAAAGGTTCAGGGATGCCTTTCAACACCTTATTGGTTCATCTTCTCTTATCCACTCTGTGTCTATTCTATTTTGTGTTAAATTTAACTCGATAAGTGTTTTTTATTTCAAAAGGTTTTTTGGGTGCCTTCCAAAGTTAGCTGCTTTTGAGACCCTTGTGGTCTCCTCCCTATCTAGAAAGTAAAAGGTTGCGAAAAGCCTTTCAAAActcactattttttttttgtttccttcGTTGGCTTGCTACAAGCACAAGGATTTTTGGCTGGAATTTGGTTTGGGGTGATCTCCTAAACCTTTCTATTCTAAAAGTGTAGCATTTGAGGACTCAAGATCCTTGTTCCTATTCGTTGAGTGCTCTAGTCAAAAGCCTCTCTTTCTACAAAGAGGTTTCCTCTTTGTAGGTGTTGGTGCACTCACTGCTTGTGAGTTCCACCCTGCTATGTATTGGGTTTGATCCTACTCCTAGTTTAATCAATTTTAGAACAAATTTATTCATTCAAATAGTTATATCTCATTTATTATATCTCATTTATTCTAAATATTGTAATCATTAATAGGGTTATAAAATATTGTAGCATTTCTTAGACTACAAATGATATCATCTACTACCTTAAAAGTAATATTCACAATTAATTCACATATTTTCTCAATGATGGTAATATGCAACATAGTAATTGAATGCAAGATGTTCATTAGCATGATGAATAAATAGTGTAGTTATCTATATCTAAATAATTTTATGTTAAATTATAGATTAGTAAATGTAATCTCAAGATATTATTAGTTCTTCATAATTTATGACTATTTAAATAAGATTGGTTTAGAAAGTTTAATAAATGTATGGCAAACATATTTTTCGTGTATCACAAATATATGTTTATTCCAACATGATAAGGTTTCATTTGACAATCATGTACTTATTATAAATTGTATGATAAATATTTATTGATGATAGTCCTTTTCTTTAATGGGTAAATAATTTTGACCCTAAATTATAAATTGGTGAAGTCACAAATGGGAGACCTCATCCCCATCTAAACATTCAATAATAGCACCCTATTGGGTTTTGAACCTTTAACTTAAGCATAACAACATACCAATCTAAAAATGGTAATTCTTTTAATCCATACTATTGATGCATGTTTTTTTTACTAGAGTTGCTTACTAAAATAATACTTTTCAACATGAATATTCACAATTTTTTAAGATGGGTTCATATTAATTAAAGATGAAATATTTAATAAGAAAGAGATTATTTTGATAAAAGGTAAATTGTTAAAGATAATAAAAACATCAAGTCACTCTAAAAACTATAGATGATTGTTTTAATAGATATAAGAAAATGAGTCTTCTAATTAATGAATtattagaaattaaaatttaatttttattaattttaaagtaAATATAGTTTCAAAATATATTCTTTAGATAAATATTactaacaaataaataaattaatctacATGATAAAGTTTAGGACATATATGTATAATAATATTAAACCATTAAGAGTTCAGGCATCTTGATTTTAAAGGCATGACAATATTGAATAAATATGTTGATTCATTATGTTTCATATATTTTAGGATTGGAGATAAGAGATCTTTGTCTATACTTTGCCTCAAAAATAAAATAGTAAGCAACCTTTGTTAAGTGTAATATTTATGGGTTTGGGTTATCTTAATATGTGTGTTATAAATTATTGGGCATGGATTTGAATTCATATTATGTTTCTTAAAATGTTAATAAATAATTGAATTGAAAATATGTATGGAAGAGTGATGGATCCCAAGTGTCATTTTCTTGTAAGTTAACCCCCTTTATAAGATCAACTTCATAGTTATGAAAATGCTTGaggaaaaaattcaaatttataaatGGTAAACCACACTTAAATTTGTTTTAGATCATCCTACTAAAGTGATTCTAGGATGGTATGTAAAAAAATGTGAAGGAtatgtaaataattattttatatataatttgaTCACAATAAGTCCAATTGAATATCTTTAAATACTAAGTAGGTTTAACTAGATCATAATGGCTCATTAAACAAGTAGTAGTTTGCCACTTTTAATTTccaaatattaaaattatatattgGTTTAATTAATGGGTGTAGGATTTGCCTCATGGTTATAGGATTGATCTAGTATATAAAGGTGATAAAATtgaggtaaaaataatgttttcaaaATTAATTCATGAATAGCATTAACAAAATGATAATATGATTAATATACATTAGAATATGTGTATATGAATAAATGAGAGATAAATGTACATATGAAAATGTATATGAATGGTGATTGGTAATTATATAGTCTCGAGTGACACTAACTTTAAAGAAAACTAAACAACATTTGGCATAGGCATAAAAAAATTGCAATTAAGATTTTCCGTTACTTTGAGCAGCACATAATTCTAGAATGGTCATGTATAGAAAACAATGTATAATTCATAAATATGCATGCAAAGTAATATTTTTAGACACCTAGGATAATCCTGGTCCATATAAACCACTTGAATCTATTGATTGTCTTTGTTGCTTTTCATCCTTTAGCATGTCTACACCATTAAAACatcaaaatacaagaaaaatatgCAATTTAAGATGTTTTTGTCATCAAgtgaaaataattataaatataaaccaAAATTTAATATTATCAAttaaatgaaagaagatgagataATATAGGGTTGatgaattgttttttattaagggaaaataggttttgatgggtccCTAAAACCCAATACATTaggaagatcaaaagataagcatTAACGCACAGCTAAGCAAAAGAAACTAGCAAGAAAAAGATCAGAACAaactaaaaaccaaaaatgacCGATAGAATCTCTGACTTaggtcaaattttgaagcatctctGCCGCTTCTAGCTCCAATCGATCCATAGTTTCTGCAGCCTGCTTGATGTCCTCTATTTCTTTGCTCTGGTTCTGCATCCTTTTAGTATTGGCTCTATAGGGTTGATGATATGTTTTTATAGCAAGTAGTAACAATATTATTTTACCTAGTGTAATGAGCGTAGGATTACAAGACATATATAGTGATATTATTTATATGGATACAATTATGTATCTTATAATGAGAATCTAAAATTAAGAACAATCTCAACATAGGAGTGTTACCAATAGAATATGCATGTCCCATTTTACTTGGTTGCATCCATCAAATACAAGGAATTAGGGGAGACTGTATAATAGTGCATGACATAGATTGCAACAAAAATAGAATAGAAATGATAGGGAACAAACTGTGAATGTTCAATATAAACAAGAATAATACATAAAAGAGAGGGCATTAATAAGTTTGGAATAGTTAAAACTATTAcataaaaattgtcataactataaaaacataaaaattaacTTATATTTATGAACCCTAGTGAATATACCTAATAGTGTGCTATAGAATAATTATATAGAAttattaaattgatttctttactAAGCTGTTTATATCAAATGTCatgataaatttgtctatgagTTTCCAAAAGGAGTGTATGGATGGTTTAGAGGGATAGAAATATCAATATAAGGTTAACTCCTCTAGAATCTTGATATCTAGGCATGGTTTAGAGAGATAGAAATATCAAAAATTATCTTGATGGAGCCCACACATAAAATAATAGAGAAAGACCTTCCACTCATCTAGCCCCCCAACAACACAAGACAATGAGAGCCCAGAAAACCACTTTGTTAAACAAAACAATAAGAAAACCAAGAAATTGGGTACCAATATCGCCCACAATCCATGTGGTAAACATTAGCCAATAAGCGCCAAGGACGAAAACCATCAAGTTATCATCATTAAAACATCTCGAATAATCAAGAAATAGTAGGGTGAAAAACGTGATCACCCACACAGACTAGGACAATTTAACCACCATGAAGAATATCATGTTTGATAATGTCTTCAATTAGGAGGAAGAGAATTAGTCCCATTCCAATAAGATCCCTCTCTCCACAAAGCACTAATATTAGTAAAATCATCCGCTAGAGAATCACCTTCCCTAAAAATATGAGAAATATGCACAAAATCAAAATCTTTGATAAGGTTTAAGGCATCCTTAATCAAAGCTTCAATGGACCAACTTGAAGTATGATAGCCCTTTAAACAATTAATGATGTTGAGTGAACCACCCTCAATTCCAAACCTTCCAGAAGCCAAGATCATGAGTCaatttgatggcatgaaaagcagttGAAGCCTCGGCTAGGTGGTTAGACTTGATTCCCAAAGGGAGTGCCACTGCTGCAATGGCTAGATAATTTTGTTGCACATATATTGGTTTTAATCTTAGATGTTGTTACATAATTTTGTGTTATAGGTATCCCAAAAAGTTGGAGTTGTAAATATTCTATTGTTGGGGTTGCAAAAATGTCCTATTTCTCGCACTCCATGAATGAAAATTCAAGAGAGCGGGTAATTATGTTGTCCTTGGCTTTGATCGATTTCATCATTGATAAATGGATTAACATGCCATCTTCATTGATTATACACGAAGTGACAGCTTACTGACTCGATAATTTTTTAATCAAGAGAAGCTGTTTCCTAAGAAATGTCATTACCATTTACTTTCCATCAAGACTAACAACCATCCAAACAAAGTCCATGATTGAAACAAACGACTTTCGGTGCAGCATTTTCCAAGTCTACGCAAAAACGTGTCTATTATCTCATTGGATTTGACTTTGCTGTTTGTTGGCGAACTGTTCCCTAAAAACGCTCACCAACCCAACTAAACCACTTGGGCTAACAATTGACAGAGGCAAATTTCACATATAAATATTTCATCTCAGTTCGCCTACAATGCAACAAGAATTCAGGGCTCCAAGTTAATCGAGAGATCAACTTAATCTCTAGTATGAACGAAGTACGGTTCAACCAGCATTTCTTTGAACCCATGGCTTTTCTGCAAAAGCTTTTCAGTGTAGTTCTGTGCATTGTCTTTGTGGCTACTACAGCCATCGCAAGTCCAGTACAAACTCACAATCACACTTTTGTTGTAAGTATCCTACTAGCTATTATAGTGTTTCAGTTTTTAAAGAATAATGTGCACCCATGGCTGTGATTTTCATTTAAACTGACGCTGTTCTGCACCATTACAGATTGAATCCAAACCAGTGACGAGACTGTGCCAAAGCCATAATATAATTACAGTGAACGGTCAGTTTCCAGGCCCAACCCTCTCTGTTTCTAATGGAGACACGCTCATTGTCAAAGTCATTAACAAGGCTCAGTACAATGCTACCGTTCACTGGTCTGTTTAATACTAACCCATCATTTTGTTTTTAGCTAATATGTACTAGAAATACTTTTCTGACACTTGTGTGGATAATTGTTTCAGGCATGGTGTGCGGCAGATGCGTACAGCGTGGGCTGATGGGCCAGAGTACATAACCCAGTGCCCCATTCGGCCTGGAGGAAGTTACACATACAGATTCACCGTTAGCGGCCAAGAAGGCACTCTGTGGTGGCATGCCCACAGCTCCTGGCTCAGAGCCACTGTTTATGGAGCCTTAATCATCAGTCCTAAGGAAGGAACAGCTTATCCCTTCCCAAAGCCCGCTCAAGAGATTCCTGTCCTGCTAGGTATATATCTCCTACTCGAATTCTACTCTTCCTATATCTTTCTCGCCCAATATAAATAGATGTGTGATTCGTATATATGAACAGGGGAATGGTGGAACAGAAATCCCATCGATGTGGTGAATGAAGCAACGCGAACAGGGGCCAACCCTAACATCTCAGACGCTTTCACTATCAACGGGCAGCCTGGAGATCTGTATAACTGCTCAAGTGCAGGTGGTGTAGTATTATTAAACCTAGTCTTACGATTGATTAGTTTACTGTTTCCCATGCACTGATGCAATAATATTGACCAATGCAGATACAGTTAACTTTTCTGTCAAGCCAGGGGAGACTAATCTTGTCCGGCTGATCAACGCTGCACTCAATACTGATCTGTTTGTCGCCATTGCAAACCACGAGATGACTGTTGTAGGCGTGGATGCTTCGTATACAAAACCCTACAAAACGAGCTTTCTCATGTTGGGTCCTGGCCAAACCACAGATTTCCTGGTGACTTTCAATAAAGCAGCAGGCAGATTTTATATGGCTGCTCGAGCATATGCCAGCGCTCAGGGAGCCCCCTTTGATAACACCACCACCACTGCCATCTTCGAATATAGCAAAGGAAGCTCCCCTGTTATGCCCCAACTCCCTTTCTATAATGACACACAATCCGCCCTCAAGTTTTCTACAGGTCTGAGGAGCCTCGCCTCACGCGACCACCCTGCTTTTGTCCCTCAGAAAGTGGATGAGAGTCTCGTTTACACGGTGGGATTGGGATTGATCAATTGCCCAAGAAATTCTTG contains:
- the LOC131034505 gene encoding putative laccase-17 gives rise to the protein MNEVRFNQHFFEPMAFLQKLFSVVLCIVFVATTAIASPVQTHNHTFVIESKPVTRLCQSHNIITVNGQFPGPTLSVSNGDTLIVKVINKAQYNATVHWHGVRQMRTAWADGPEYITQCPIRPGGSYTYRFTVSGQEGTLWWHAHSSWLRATVYGALIISPKEGTAYPFPKPAQEIPVLLGEWWNRNPIDVVNEATRTGANPNISDAFTINGQPGDLYNCSSADTVNFSVKPGETNLVRLINAALNTDLFVAIANHEMTVVGVDASYTKPYKTSFLMLGPGQTTDFLVTFNKAAGRFYMAARAYASAQGAPFDNTTTTAIFEYSKGSSPVMPQLPFYNDTQSALKFSTGLRSLASRDHPAFVPQKVDESLVYTVGLGLINCPRNSCGGPNGTRFAASMNNHSFVLPSSTSILQAHHFGIKGIFTNGFPDTPPVQFNYTGQNISRSLWSPLKTTTVKVLKYNTAVQVVLQGTNIFTGESHPIHLHGYDFYIVGSGFGNYNAATDPSKFNLVDPPMRNTVNVPVNGWAAIRFVADNPGTWLMHCHLDVHIGWGLAMVFVVENGVDYSSTLEQPPPDLPVC